The following coding sequences are from one Rutidosis leptorrhynchoides isolate AG116_Rl617_1_P2 chromosome 11, CSIRO_AGI_Rlap_v1, whole genome shotgun sequence window:
- the LOC139874912 gene encoding uncharacterized protein yields MAKWAIELGEHDIEFQARHSIKGQVLENFRAEIATNEEDDVANTTQVIIPTVEEEEWKLYTDGVSSSDGSGAGLMLVNPEGQEFICTLHFEFQTANNEAKYKALVVGLKLAKEMKIRRLRAFVDSQLVANQVTGTFEARQSSIQQYLGYMKEFIKGFNSFAIEHVRWSQD; encoded by the coding sequence ATGGCTAAGTGGGCAATCGAACTTGGAGAGCATGATATTGAATTCCAAGCAAGGCACTCAATCAAAGGACAAGTACTGGAAAACTTCAGGGCTGAAATTGCCACGAACGAAGAAGATGACGTTGCAAATACCACCCAAGTCATTATACCAACGGTGGAAGAAGAAGAATGGAAACTGTATACCGATGGAGTGTCGAGCTCCGATGGGTCAGGAGCAGGGTTAATGTTGGTCAACCCCGAAGGTCAGGAATTCATATGCACCTTACATTTCGAGTTTCAAACCGCTAACAACGAGGCCAAGTACAAAGCATTGGTTGTTGGACTCAAGTTAGCAAAAGAAATGAAAATTCGCCGCTTGCGAGCCTTTGTTGATTCACAGTTAGTCGCGAACCAAGTCACTGGAACATTCGAAGCAAGACAATCGTCCATCCAACAGTACCTAGGTTATATGAAGGAATTTATTAAAGGTTTCAATAGTTTCGCCATTGAGCATGTGCGATGGAGCCAAGATTAA